A window of Terriglobus sp. RCC_193 contains these coding sequences:
- a CDS encoding PepSY-associated TM helix domain-containing protein → MATSAANAPVNEQDRRLYRTIWRWHFYAGIFCIPLVIWLSITGSIYLFKPQIERWMDRSYNHLHLTGPRATPEQIARAAVIAVPGSTLHYYELPPGDDAAVRVIVGIGKKEYRVYVNPQTLAILHTISEDRRLMTVISHLHGELLAGTPGSYLVELAASWAIVLLLTGLYLWWPRQTEKLAGVLWIRTRNGSRIFWRDLHAVTGVWVSAFALFLILTGLPWAKGWGGYFKKVRQVTGTSVARQDWMTSRADTLNDRMAQNGNSLSSSMDDMPGMEHSGHMGHDMGSMSGMTMEDNAYQPFNLLVPVAATLHLAAPVEIMPAMKAGGTWTIKSDAQNRRLRDVLQVNAETGTIVSRKNFSQGMILDRLVGTGIAAHEGQLFGLMNQLLGLVTAMGLVLLSTSAIVLWWRRRHVGVLGAPVPLVRPRWSFALAAVVLALAAYLPAMAFSLIAVLLLEWTVLSRVPAVSRWLGLAAIA, encoded by the coding sequence ATGGCAACCTCTGCTGCGAACGCTCCTGTCAACGAACAGGATCGCCGTTTGTATCGCACCATCTGGCGCTGGCATTTCTACGCCGGCATCTTCTGCATCCCTCTTGTTATCTGGCTATCGATCACAGGCTCTATCTATCTGTTCAAGCCGCAGATCGAACGCTGGATGGATCGGTCTTATAACCATCTACATCTCACCGGTCCGCGCGCTACACCGGAGCAGATTGCTCGCGCTGCTGTCATCGCGGTTCCCGGATCGACGTTGCACTACTACGAGCTGCCGCCAGGTGATGATGCAGCAGTGCGCGTGATTGTGGGCATCGGCAAGAAGGAGTATCGCGTCTACGTGAACCCGCAGACGCTTGCCATCCTGCATACGATCAGTGAAGACCGCCGATTGATGACAGTAATCTCACACCTTCACGGCGAGCTGCTGGCCGGAACTCCAGGTTCGTACCTGGTGGAGCTGGCCGCATCGTGGGCCATCGTGCTGTTGCTTACCGGCTTGTATCTCTGGTGGCCGCGACAGACGGAGAAGCTTGCCGGCGTTCTGTGGATACGTACGCGCAATGGCAGCCGCATCTTCTGGCGGGATCTCCATGCAGTGACCGGCGTCTGGGTTTCGGCCTTCGCGTTGTTCCTCATTCTCACCGGTCTGCCCTGGGCGAAAGGCTGGGGTGGTTACTTCAAGAAGGTCAGGCAAGTTACAGGTACATCCGTTGCCAGGCAGGATTGGATGACGAGCCGCGCTGATACCTTGAATGATCGCATGGCACAGAACGGCAATAGCCTGAGCAGTTCCATGGACGATATGCCCGGTATGGAGCATTCCGGTCATATGGGGCACGACATGGGAAGCATGAGCGGCATGACGATGGAGGACAACGCATACCAGCCCTTCAACTTGCTCGTTCCGGTGGCGGCAACACTGCATCTGGCTGCGCCGGTAGAGATCATGCCGGCCATGAAGGCTGGCGGTACATGGACGATCAAGTCTGACGCGCAGAACCGCAGGTTACGCGATGTGTTGCAGGTAAACGCAGAAACGGGAACTATTGTCAGCCGGAAGAACTTTAGCCAGGGCATGATTCTTGACCGGCTTGTCGGTACGGGCATTGCAGCGCATGAAGGCCAGCTCTTTGGCCTGATGAATCAACTGCTGGGATTGGTTACGGCGATGGGATTGGTTCTGTTGAGTACGAGTGCGATTGTTCTGTGGTGGAGGCGGCGACATGTCGGCGTGCTGGGTGCGCCGGTGCCGCTGGTCCGTCCACGATGGAGCTTTGCACTGGCTGCGGTGGTGCTTGCGCTTGCCGCCTATCTGCCAGCGATGGCGTTTTCTTTGATTGCGGTGCTGCTGCTGGAATGGACGGTTCTATCGCGCGTTCCCGCAGTTAGCCGCTGGCTTGGATTGGCTGCTATCGCATAA
- a CDS encoding PQQ-binding-like beta-propeller repeat protein, producing the protein MKSLSSLLRTGATASLACVFLLPRTVSVHASSDPQSTDWNVYGGNKSGQRYSPLTQINRTNVKQLRVAWTFDTGESLAGLQTHPLIAQGRMFVYSPEQIVFGLDAATGKQLWKFDSGIRTGQPARGFAYWKSPDGAHDILFAQTLYAICALDPVTGNPIPSFGKDGHIDLRNDLGPESPQGTVAITTPGTIYKDVLIAGFRTGETEPSPHGDIRAYNIHTGALVWSFHTIPHPGEPGYETWPKDAWKYTGGANNWTGGVLDEARGIFYAPTGSAVSDFYGADRVGNDLYANSLLALDAATGKLLWHFQAVHHDMWDRDFPSPPVLLTLHRNGKSVDAVAQVTKNGQVFVFDRVTGKPLFPIEEKSFPASTVPGEVASPTQPLSTAIVPFARQRLTGEMLTTRTPEAHAWAAEKFRTLISDGQFIPFRVDQETVVFPGFDGGAEWGGEAVDPHTGVLYINANDVAWTGGLTAVKSGESAGATLYNAQCAVCHGTDRKGQANVFPSLIEATNKLSTQQMTDVIHNGRGRMPGFSNLIGDSQNSLLAYVRSSDLSQTDRSDKQEAASGNDRNAAPPAKYRFTGYHKFLDPDGYPAIQPPWGTLNALDLNTGKYLWRVPLGEYPELAAKGMKNTGSENYGGPVLTASGLLFIGATSFDNKLHCFDARTGKAVWEYTMDYAGNATPAIYMVHGKQYVVIASSSARNLKAKHGTKYVAFALP; encoded by the coding sequence ATGAAATCTCTTTCCTCATTGCTGCGAACTGGTGCAACTGCCTCCCTGGCCTGTGTCTTCCTCCTGCCGCGCACGGTTTCCGTGCATGCCTCCAGCGATCCGCAATCAACTGACTGGAACGTGTATGGCGGCAACAAGTCTGGCCAGCGCTATTCGCCACTGACGCAGATCAACCGCACCAACGTGAAGCAGCTTCGTGTGGCATGGACGTTTGACACAGGCGAATCGCTGGCAGGATTGCAGACACATCCCTTGATCGCCCAGGGAAGGATGTTCGTCTACTCACCAGAACAGATCGTATTCGGTCTGGATGCAGCCACGGGAAAGCAATTATGGAAGTTTGATTCCGGCATCCGCACTGGCCAGCCCGCGCGCGGATTTGCTTACTGGAAGAGTCCTGATGGAGCTCACGACATCCTCTTTGCGCAGACACTATATGCCATTTGTGCGCTGGATCCCGTCACTGGAAACCCCATACCCTCCTTCGGGAAGGATGGCCATATTGATCTTCGCAATGACTTAGGCCCCGAATCGCCACAGGGCACTGTCGCTATCACCACACCGGGAACCATCTACAAAGACGTCCTGATCGCTGGCTTTCGCACCGGCGAAACGGAACCGTCGCCCCACGGAGACATTCGCGCTTACAACATCCACACCGGCGCGCTGGTATGGAGCTTTCACACCATTCCGCATCCCGGTGAGCCAGGCTACGAAACATGGCCAAAAGACGCGTGGAAATACACCGGCGGCGCAAACAATTGGACCGGCGGCGTGTTGGATGAAGCGCGTGGCATTTTCTATGCACCCACCGGTTCGGCAGTCAGCGACTTCTACGGCGCGGATCGTGTTGGCAACGATCTCTATGCAAACTCGCTGCTGGCACTCGACGCAGCCACAGGCAAACTGTTGTGGCACTTTCAGGCCGTGCATCATGACATGTGGGATCGCGATTTCCCCTCGCCGCCGGTGCTGTTGACGCTGCATCGCAATGGCAAATCCGTTGACGCGGTGGCCCAGGTGACAAAGAACGGGCAAGTCTTCGTCTTTGACCGTGTCACAGGCAAGCCGCTGTTTCCAATCGAAGAGAAATCGTTCCCGGCAAGCACTGTTCCGGGTGAGGTCGCATCACCGACGCAGCCCCTGTCCACGGCGATTGTGCCTTTCGCACGACAGCGTTTAACAGGAGAAATGCTGACCACGCGCACACCGGAAGCGCATGCATGGGCTGCTGAAAAATTCCGCACGCTCATCAGCGACGGTCAGTTCATTCCCTTCCGCGTGGATCAGGAAACCGTTGTCTTTCCCGGCTTCGACGGTGGCGCAGAGTGGGGCGGTGAAGCAGTAGATCCCCACACTGGCGTGCTCTACATCAATGCGAACGATGTGGCCTGGACAGGCGGCCTGACCGCCGTAAAGAGTGGCGAAAGCGCTGGTGCGACGCTCTACAACGCACAATGCGCCGTATGCCACGGAACCGACCGTAAAGGACAGGCAAACGTTTTCCCATCACTGATTGAAGCGACCAACAAGCTCTCTACGCAACAGATGACAGACGTCATCCACAACGGTCGCGGACGGATGCCAGGCTTCTCCAACCTCATAGGCGATTCCCAAAACTCACTCCTCGCCTATGTACGCAGCAGCGACCTTTCCCAAACAGACCGTAGCGACAAGCAGGAAGCAGCATCCGGTAACGACAGGAATGCAGCGCCACCCGCGAAGTATCGCTTCACCGGATATCACAAATTCCTTGACCCCGATGGCTATCCCGCAATCCAGCCACCGTGGGGAACGCTGAATGCGCTCGACCTGAACACGGGCAAATACCTGTGGCGCGTGCCTCTGGGCGAATATCCGGAACTGGCAGCGAAGGGCATGAAAAACACTGGCAGCGAAAACTACGGCGGCCCCGTGCTAACCGCCAGTGGCCTGCTGTTTATTGGCGCAACCAGCTTTGACAACAAGCTGCACTGCTTCGATGCCAGAACCGGCAAGGCCGTTTGGGAATACACCATGGACTACGCAGGCAACGCCACACCGGCCATATACATGGTCCATGGCAAGCAGTACGTGGTGATTGCAAGCAGCAGCGCACGCAACCTCAAGGCGAAACACGGCACAAAGTACGTCGCGTTTGCCCTGCCATAA